Proteins from one Rosa chinensis cultivar Old Blush chromosome 7, RchiOBHm-V2, whole genome shotgun sequence genomic window:
- the LOC112178271 gene encoding disease resistance protein RPV1-like, whose protein sequence is MALTRAGARTFRNSEELRKGEDISPALIGAIQGSRISLVVFSENYADVRHQKGSFGNAFEKHEALNRRTQDEISGWRSALRQAANLSGWEVKTDQYVM, encoded by the exons ATGGCGTTAACTCGTGCCGGAGCCAGGACCTTTAGGAATTCCGAGGAACTAAGAAAAGGGGAGGATATATCACCCGCATTGATCGGGGCAATCCAAGGGTCTAGGATCTCTCTCGTCGTCTTCTCAGAGAACTATGCGG ATGTCAGGCATCAGAAGGGTAGTTTTGGCAACgcatttgagaaacatgaagCTCTAAATAGACGAACACAAGATGAGATATCTGGCTGGAGATCTGCTCTTCGACAAGCTGCAAATTTGTCTGGCTGGGAGGTCAAGACCGATCAGTATGTAATGTAG